In Rhodococcus sp. OK302, one genomic interval encodes:
- a CDS encoding aspartate carbamoyltransferase catalytic subunit codes for MKHLLSIADLNRESALELLDEAERFEQALLGREVRKLPTLRGRTIMTVFFENSTRTRVSFEVAGKWMSADVINVSASSSSVSKGESLRDTAMTLRAAGADALIVRHPASGAAHQIAKWTGEAEDGGPAIINAGDGTHEHPTQALLDALTLRQRLGDIEGKRIAIVGDILHSRVARSNALLLSMLGAEVVLVAPPTLLPVGVHTWPVTVSHSLDAELPGLDAVLMLRVQAERMNGGFFPSQREYSINYGLSEKRLGMLADHAVVLHPGPMLRGMEIASAVADSSKAAVLQQVTNGVHMRMAVLFRLLVGSEDGAL; via the coding sequence GTGAAGCACCTCCTCTCCATCGCGGACCTCAATCGTGAATCCGCGCTAGAACTTCTCGACGAAGCCGAGCGCTTCGAGCAGGCACTTCTCGGACGTGAAGTTCGTAAGCTTCCGACGCTGCGTGGCCGCACGATCATGACGGTGTTCTTCGAGAACTCCACCCGCACCCGCGTCTCCTTCGAGGTGGCCGGTAAGTGGATGAGCGCCGACGTCATCAACGTCAGCGCGTCCAGCTCTTCGGTGTCCAAGGGTGAATCGCTGCGCGATACGGCTATGACGCTGCGCGCCGCGGGCGCCGACGCCCTCATCGTGCGTCACCCCGCGTCCGGCGCAGCTCATCAGATCGCGAAGTGGACCGGCGAGGCCGAAGACGGCGGCCCGGCGATCATCAATGCCGGCGACGGAACGCACGAACACCCGACGCAGGCTTTGCTCGACGCGTTGACCTTGCGTCAGCGTCTCGGCGATATCGAGGGCAAGCGCATCGCGATTGTCGGCGACATCCTGCACAGCCGCGTCGCCCGCTCCAACGCGCTCCTGCTCTCGATGCTCGGCGCCGAGGTTGTCCTGGTTGCGCCGCCGACACTGCTGCCGGTCGGTGTACACACGTGGCCGGTCACGGTCTCGCATTCGCTGGACGCCGAACTGCCCGGCCTCGACGCCGTGCTGATGCTGCGTGTTCAGGCCGAGCGCATGAACGGTGGATTCTTCCCGTCGCAGCGTGAGTACTCGATCAACTACGGCCTGTCCGAGAAGCGACTGGGAATGCTGGCCGATCACGCGGTGGTCCTGCACCCCGGCCCCATGCTGCGCGGTATGGAAATTGCTTCCGCTGTCGCAGATTCGTCCAAAGCTGCTGTACTGCAACAGGTTACCAACGGCGTTCATATGCGCATGGCTGTCTTGTTCCGGCTTCTGGTCGGTTCCGAGGACGGTGCGCTGTGA
- the pyrF gene encoding orotidine-5'-phosphate decarboxylase produces MTHSWGHRLRSAIAHRGRLCVGIDPHPALLDAWGLPRSAEGLETFAEICVEAFTGEVAIVKPQVAFFEAYGSEGFAVLERTISVLRDAGTLVVADAKRGDIGSTMDAYAQAWLGESPLTSDSVTVSPYLGFGALAPALELARENARGIFVLARTSNPEGGGLQQSSADGVSVAQSIVDDAIAANADGHDTVGLVVGATRDHGLDLSNFSGPILAPGLGAQGATAADLAEIFAGSTELLLPNSSRGILKHGPSVTALREAAMRDRDEIEAALAN; encoded by the coding sequence GTGACACACAGCTGGGGTCACCGTCTCCGGTCCGCAATCGCGCACCGGGGGCGGCTGTGTGTGGGCATCGACCCACACCCGGCGCTACTCGACGCGTGGGGCCTGCCCCGCTCGGCTGAGGGTCTCGAAACTTTTGCCGAGATCTGCGTCGAGGCATTCACCGGCGAAGTTGCCATCGTGAAGCCTCAGGTCGCGTTCTTCGAGGCGTACGGCAGCGAAGGTTTTGCGGTCCTCGAGCGCACCATCTCGGTGCTGCGCGACGCCGGAACACTGGTTGTCGCGGATGCCAAGCGCGGCGACATCGGTTCCACCATGGATGCGTACGCGCAGGCCTGGCTCGGAGAATCGCCGTTGACCTCGGATTCGGTGACGGTGTCGCCTTACCTCGGTTTCGGAGCCTTGGCTCCGGCCTTGGAGCTGGCTCGCGAGAATGCGCGCGGAATCTTCGTCCTCGCACGCACCTCCAACCCCGAGGGCGGGGGACTGCAGCAGTCTTCGGCCGACGGTGTGTCCGTTGCCCAGTCGATAGTTGACGACGCAATCGCCGCAAATGCCGACGGCCACGACACCGTCGGACTGGTGGTGGGTGCCACCCGCGATCACGGACTGGACCTGAGCAACTTCAGTGGTCCGATCCTGGCTCCCGGACTGGGCGCACAGGGCGCGACGGCCGCGGACCTGGCGGAGATATTCGCCGGTTCCACGGAACTGCTTCTGCCCAACTCTTCGCGTGGCATCCTCAAGCACGGCCCGTCGGTGACGGCTCTGCGTGAGGCGGCCATGCGTGATCGGGACGAGATCGAAGCAGCATTGGCGAACTGA
- a CDS encoding dihydroorotase codes for MTTNQNGESPVSVLLKDVLIYGEGDAVDVLVGNGTILEIGANLDPATASEVIDGSGQILLPGFVDLHTHLREPGREDTETIETGSAAAALGGYTAVFAMANTSPVADSVVITDHVWRRGQEVGLVDVHPVGAVTVGLKGKQLAEMATMAAGIGKVKMFSDDGHCVDDPLIMRRALEYSSSLGVLIAQHAEEPRLTVGAVAHEGPTAARLGLAGWPRAAEESIVARDALLARDAGARVHICHASTAGTVELVKWARSQGISITAEVTPHHLLLDDSRLETYDAINKVNPPLREASDVAALRKGLAEGIIDCVATDHAPHAEQDKCCEFAAARPGMLGLETALSIIVQTMVQPGLLDWRGVARVMSERPASIVGLDDQGRPIAVGEPANLTLVDPSAEWTVHGPDLASVANNTPYESMTLPARVTTTLLRGRITAHDGNARLRNEE; via the coding sequence GTGACCACGAATCAGAACGGAGAATCACCCGTGAGTGTCCTGCTCAAGGATGTTTTGATCTACGGAGAAGGGGATGCCGTCGACGTACTGGTCGGCAACGGCACCATCCTCGAGATCGGCGCAAACCTGGATCCGGCCACTGCATCCGAGGTGATCGACGGCAGCGGGCAGATTCTTCTTCCCGGCTTCGTCGACCTGCACACGCACTTGCGAGAGCCTGGCCGTGAAGACACCGAAACCATCGAAACCGGTTCCGCTGCAGCCGCTCTCGGCGGTTACACCGCCGTCTTCGCGATGGCCAACACCAGTCCGGTTGCCGATTCGGTAGTCATCACCGATCACGTCTGGCGACGCGGACAGGAAGTCGGCCTCGTCGACGTTCACCCCGTCGGCGCTGTCACGGTCGGTTTGAAGGGCAAGCAACTCGCCGAAATGGCGACCATGGCCGCCGGTATCGGCAAGGTCAAGATGTTCTCCGACGACGGCCACTGCGTCGACGATCCGTTGATCATGCGTCGCGCGCTCGAATACTCCAGCTCACTCGGTGTTCTGATCGCTCAGCACGCCGAAGAGCCTCGGTTGACCGTCGGCGCAGTAGCGCACGAGGGCCCGACCGCTGCTCGGTTGGGCCTGGCCGGCTGGCCTCGCGCGGCTGAAGAATCCATTGTCGCCCGTGACGCGCTTCTTGCTCGTGACGCCGGCGCTCGGGTTCACATCTGCCACGCATCCACAGCGGGAACCGTCGAACTCGTGAAGTGGGCCCGCAGTCAGGGCATCTCGATCACTGCCGAGGTCACGCCGCACCACCTGCTGCTCGACGATTCGCGTCTCGAGACGTACGACGCCATCAACAAGGTCAATCCGCCGTTGCGTGAGGCCAGCGATGTCGCTGCCCTGCGTAAGGGTCTGGCCGAGGGCATCATCGACTGCGTCGCCACCGACCACGCTCCGCATGCCGAGCAGGACAAGTGCTGCGAGTTCGCCGCTGCCCGCCCGGGCATGCTCGGCCTCGAAACCGCACTCTCGATCATCGTGCAAACGATGGTTCAGCCGGGCCTGCTCGATTGGCGCGGCGTTGCCCGCGTCATGAGTGAGCGTCCCGCATCGATCGTCGGACTCGACGATCAGGGCCGTCCCATCGCGGTGGGGGAGCCGGCCAACCTGACGCTGGTCGATCCTTCGGCCGAGTGGACAGTGCACGGCCCGGACCTGGCGAGTGTCGCGAATAACACTCCGTACGAGTCGATGACATTGCCCGCTCGGGTCACGACCACACTGTTACGTGGGCGCATTACCGCACATGACGGAAATGCACGGCTGCGGAACGAGGAGTAG
- the carB gene encoding carbamoyl-phosphate synthase large subunit, whose protein sequence is MPRRTDLKHILVIGSGPIVIGQACEFDYSGTQACRVLQEEGLRVSLVNSNPATIMTDPEFADATYVEPITAEFLEKVIAKEALQGHKIDAVLATLGGQTALNAAVALHEQGILEKYDVELIGADFDAIQRGEDRQKFKDIVAKVGGESAKSAVCYTMDEVHATVAELGYPVVVRPSFTMGGLGSGMAYNVDDLNRIAGGGLAASPTANVLIEESILGWKEYELELMRDSRDNVVIVCSIENVDPVGVHTGDSVTVAPAMTLTDREYQDMRDLSIDILREVGVDTGGCNIQFAMDPADGRLVVIEMNPRVSRSSALASKATGYPIAKMAAKLAIGYTLDEIINDITGETPACFEPTLDYVVVKAPRFAFEKFPGADGTLTTTMKSVGEAMSIGRNFTEAFGKVMRSLETKRAGYWTGLEVEAESLEALLADLSVPQDGRMYGIEKAFAMGATVEQLFDATKIDPWFLDQFLQIHELGNKIRATESFDEAALRQAKYHGLSDRQIAALRPELGGDTHAGEDAVRALRDELGVHPVYKTVDTCAAEFEAKTPYHYSTYELDPNAESEVAPQTERPKVLILGSGPNRIGQGIEFDYSCVHAAQTLSEAGYETVMVNCNPETVSTDYDTADRLYFEPLTFEDVFEVYRAEAQSGTVAGVIVQLGGQTPLGLAKRLEAAGVPIVGTSPAAIDLAEDRGEFGRVLNEAGLPAPKFGTATTFDGAREIAAGIGYPVLVRPSYVLGGRGMEIVYDEPSLANYISRATEISDDRPVLVDRFLEDAVEIDVDALCDGTEVYLGGVMEHIEEAGIHSGDSACALPPITLGRADLENVRRSTEALAKGIGVKGLLNVQYALKDDILYVLEANPRASRTVPFVSKATAVQLAKACARVMLGESIADLRASGILPAVGDGGNTPAGAPIAVKEAVLPFNRFRRADGTGVDTLLSPEMKSTGEVMGIDFDFGTAFAKSQTAAYGSLPTEGAVFVSVANKDKRSLIFPVKRLADLGFTILATEGTADVLRRNGIECKNVYKQSGEEVPEGAVTIVDQIKSGEVAMVINTPYGNSGPRVDGYEIRSAAVASNIPCITTVQGASAAVQGIEAAIRGDIGVHSLQELHAGLRQPSTQS, encoded by the coding sequence ATGCCACGCCGTACAGATCTCAAGCACATCCTGGTAATCGGCTCCGGTCCGATCGTCATCGGTCAGGCCTGCGAGTTCGACTACTCGGGCACCCAAGCCTGCCGCGTCCTGCAAGAGGAAGGCCTGCGCGTCAGCCTGGTCAACTCCAACCCGGCGACGATCATGACGGACCCCGAGTTCGCCGACGCTACCTACGTCGAGCCGATCACGGCCGAGTTCCTCGAGAAGGTCATCGCCAAGGAAGCCTTGCAGGGCCACAAGATCGATGCCGTCCTCGCGACGCTCGGTGGCCAGACCGCTCTCAATGCCGCAGTGGCACTGCATGAGCAGGGCATCCTCGAAAAGTACGACGTCGAGCTGATCGGCGCCGATTTCGACGCCATCCAGCGCGGCGAGGATCGCCAGAAGTTCAAGGACATCGTTGCCAAGGTCGGCGGCGAATCCGCGAAGTCTGCTGTTTGCTACACGATGGACGAAGTACACGCCACGGTTGCCGAACTGGGCTACCCGGTCGTAGTTCGCCCGTCCTTCACCATGGGTGGCCTCGGCTCCGGCATGGCGTACAACGTCGACGACCTCAACCGGATTGCCGGTGGCGGTCTCGCTGCGTCGCCGACGGCCAACGTCCTCATCGAGGAATCCATCCTCGGTTGGAAGGAATACGAGCTCGAGCTCATGCGTGACAGTCGCGACAACGTCGTGATCGTCTGCTCCATCGAGAACGTCGACCCGGTCGGTGTCCACACCGGCGACTCGGTCACCGTCGCACCCGCGATGACCCTGACCGACCGCGAGTACCAGGACATGCGCGACCTCTCCATCGACATCCTGCGTGAGGTGGGCGTCGACACCGGCGGCTGCAACATCCAGTTCGCGATGGACCCCGCCGACGGCCGCCTGGTTGTCATCGAGATGAACCCGCGCGTGTCCCGCTCGTCGGCTCTGGCGTCGAAGGCGACCGGTTACCCGATCGCGAAGATGGCCGCCAAGCTGGCCATCGGGTACACGCTCGACGAAATTATCAACGACATCACCGGCGAGACCCCGGCCTGCTTCGAGCCGACGCTCGACTACGTCGTCGTCAAGGCTCCGCGGTTCGCTTTCGAGAAGTTCCCCGGCGCCGACGGCACCCTGACCACCACGATGAAGTCGGTGGGCGAGGCCATGAGCATCGGCCGCAACTTCACCGAGGCCTTCGGCAAGGTCATGCGGTCGCTCGAGACCAAGCGTGCGGGCTACTGGACCGGCCTCGAGGTAGAGGCTGAGAGCCTCGAAGCTCTGCTCGCCGACCTGAGCGTTCCGCAGGACGGCCGCATGTACGGCATCGAGAAGGCTTTCGCGATGGGCGCCACCGTCGAGCAGCTTTTCGACGCCACCAAGATCGATCCGTGGTTCCTCGACCAGTTCCTGCAGATCCACGAGCTCGGCAACAAGATCCGCGCTACCGAGTCGTTCGACGAGGCTGCGCTGCGTCAGGCCAAGTACCACGGCCTCTCCGATCGCCAGATCGCTGCTCTGCGCCCCGAATTGGGCGGCGACACTCACGCCGGTGAAGATGCAGTTCGCGCTCTCCGCGACGAGCTCGGTGTGCACCCGGTCTACAAGACCGTCGACACTTGCGCCGCAGAGTTCGAAGCCAAGACGCCGTACCACTACTCGACGTACGAGCTGGATCCCAACGCCGAGTCCGAGGTTGCGCCGCAGACCGAGCGTCCCAAGGTCCTGATCCTCGGATCGGGTCCCAACCGCATCGGCCAGGGCATCGAGTTCGACTACTCCTGTGTCCACGCAGCGCAGACGCTGTCCGAGGCCGGCTACGAGACCGTCATGGTCAACTGCAACCCCGAGACCGTCTCCACCGACTACGACACCGCTGACCGCCTGTACTTCGAGCCGCTCACGTTCGAGGACGTGTTCGAGGTCTACCGCGCAGAAGCTCAGTCCGGCACCGTTGCCGGCGTCATCGTCCAGCTCGGTGGCCAGACCCCGCTCGGCCTGGCCAAGCGTCTCGAAGCTGCCGGCGTTCCGATCGTCGGAACCAGCCCGGCCGCAATCGATTTGGCCGAGGACCGTGGCGAATTCGGTCGCGTGCTGAACGAAGCCGGTCTGCCGGCACCCAAGTTCGGTACTGCCACCACGTTCGACGGCGCCCGTGAGATCGCTGCCGGAATCGGCTACCCGGTCCTCGTTCGTCCGTCGTACGTGCTCGGTGGACGCGGCATGGAGATCGTCTACGACGAGCCTTCCCTCGCCAACTACATCTCGCGCGCCACCGAGATCTCGGACGACCGCCCCGTGCTGGTCGACCGTTTCCTCGAAGACGCAGTCGAGATCGACGTCGACGCATTGTGCGACGGCACCGAGGTGTACCTGGGCGGCGTCATGGAGCACATCGAGGAAGCCGGAATTCACTCCGGTGACTCCGCGTGCGCACTGCCTCCCATCACCCTGGGCCGCGCAGACCTCGAGAACGTCCGACGCTCCACCGAGGCACTTGCCAAGGGAATCGGCGTCAAGGGCCTGCTCAACGTGCAGTACGCACTCAAGGACGACATTCTCTACGTCCTCGAAGCGAACCCGCGTGCCAGCCGCACCGTCCCGTTCGTCTCCAAGGCGACGGCCGTTCAGTTGGCCAAGGCCTGTGCTCGCGTCATGCTCGGTGAGTCCATTGCGGACCTGCGTGCCAGCGGCATCCTGCCTGCCGTGGGCGACGGCGGAAACACTCCCGCCGGTGCACCCATCGCGGTCAAGGAAGCAGTTCTCCCGTTCAACCGGTTCCGTCGCGCCGACGGAACCGGCGTCGACACCCTGCTGAGCCCGGAAATGAAGTCCACCGGCGAGGTCATGGGTATCGACTTCGACTTCGGCACCGCATTTGCCAAGTCGCAGACCGCTGCTTACGGTTCGCTGCCCACCGAAGGCGCCGTGTTCGTCTCGGTCGCCAACAAGGACAAGCGTTCGCTGATCTTCCCGGTCAAGCGTCTCGCCGACCTCGGCTTCACGATCCTTGCAACCGAAGGCACCGCAGATGTATTGCGTCGCAACGGTATCGAGTGCAAGAACGTGTACAAGCAGTCCGGTGAAGAGGTTCCTGAGGGTGCTGTCACCATCGTCGATCAGATCAAGAGCGGCGAGGTCGCCATGGTGATCAACACGCCGTACGGCAACTCCGGCCCGCGCGTCGACGGCTACGAGATCCGCAGCGCCGCAGTCGCGTCGAACATCCCGTGCATCACCACTGTGCAGGGTGCTTCGGCTGCCGTTCAGGGCATCGAAGCCGCAATCCGCGGCGACATCGGCGTTCATTCCTTGCAGGAACTGCACGCCGGTCTGCGTCAACCGTCCACCCAGTCGTGA
- the nusB gene encoding transcription antitermination factor NusB codes for MSGTHKKLGARHKARKRAVDFLFEAEARDLDPVALTSERSDLSVKDDSVAPVAQYTVTLVSGVAENLDRIDQVISSHLQEWTLQRLPAVDRAILRIAVWELFHATDVPPVVAVDEAVELAKQLSTDDSPGFVNGILGQVVLVAPQVRSAAAATSQRAQETDSETE; via the coding sequence GTGTCCGGCACACATAAGAAACTCGGTGCGCGGCACAAGGCGCGGAAGCGTGCCGTCGACTTCCTCTTCGAAGCCGAAGCACGTGACCTCGATCCGGTTGCACTGACATCTGAGCGTTCCGACCTGTCAGTCAAGGACGATTCGGTGGCTCCGGTTGCTCAGTACACGGTCACCTTGGTGTCCGGTGTTGCAGAAAACCTGGATCGAATCGATCAGGTCATCTCCTCGCACCTGCAGGAGTGGACGCTCCAGCGTCTGCCGGCAGTGGACCGCGCGATCCTGCGTATCGCCGTGTGGGAGCTTTTCCATGCGACGGACGTTCCGCCGGTTGTGGCCGTCGACGAGGCCGTCGAATTGGCGAAGCAGCTGTCCACGGACGATTCACCGGGGTTTGTCAACGGCATCCTCGGCCAGGTCGTTCTCGTGGCGCCGCAGGTTCGTTCGGCTGCTGCCGCGACGTCCCAGCGCGCTCAGGAAACTGATTCGGAAACCGAGTAG
- a CDS encoding glycosyltransferase 87 family protein, with translation MNGSGGASKRRWWAERRWWMVAMLVVLCAVLATVFQAVTGVHGDDLAVYRTAGQAVLDGSSLYDSTFNARLPFTYPPFAALVAVPIAIGTWGFVQWEWTFVSLLMLAVIIVLSYRGVPLTRKRPSRCTQGS, from the coding sequence GTGAACGGATCGGGTGGGGCGTCGAAGCGTCGTTGGTGGGCTGAGCGTCGTTGGTGGATGGTCGCGATGCTTGTTGTGCTGTGCGCCGTGCTGGCCACGGTATTTCAAGCAGTGACCGGAGTACACGGCGACGATCTCGCGGTGTATCGGACGGCCGGGCAGGCAGTTCTGGACGGTTCGAGTCTGTACGACTCCACGTTCAATGCCCGGCTTCCGTTCACCTACCCACCGTTCGCAGCGCTCGTTGCAGTTCCGATTGCGATCGGAACGTGGGGGTTCGTGCAATGGGAGTGGACTTTTGTCAGCCTCCTGATGCTGGCTGTCATCATCGTGTTGAGTTATCGCGGCGTTCCGCTCACCCGTAAGCGCCCCTCGCGGTGTACGCAGGGTTCCTGA
- the pyrR gene encoding bifunctional pyr operon transcriptional regulator/uracil phosphoribosyltransferase PyrR, translating into MSVPEGSRPSDLAGPDSAAEARDAEVRELLSAQDVGRTVARIAHEIIEKTALDGPEGTAPRVVLIGIPTRGTILATRLRDKIEEFSGVRTPIGSLDITLYRDDLRTKPHRPLERTSVPDGGVDNALVVLVDDVLFSGRTVRSALDALRDLGRPRAVQLAVLVDRGHRELPLRADYVGKNVPTARSEDVKVLLQEHDGRDAVIISGGKSA; encoded by the coding sequence ATGAGCGTGCCCGAAGGGTCTCGCCCATCCGATCTTGCAGGTCCAGATAGCGCTGCAGAAGCTCGTGATGCAGAAGTCCGTGAATTGTTGTCCGCCCAAGATGTGGGCCGGACCGTCGCGCGTATCGCTCACGAAATTATCGAGAAAACCGCACTCGACGGACCCGAGGGAACTGCGCCTCGCGTCGTCCTGATCGGCATCCCGACTCGCGGCACCATTCTCGCGACACGTCTTCGCGACAAGATCGAAGAATTTTCCGGTGTGCGCACTCCCATCGGATCTCTCGACATCACGCTGTACCGCGACGACCTCCGCACCAAGCCTCATCGCCCACTCGAGCGGACATCCGTTCCCGACGGTGGAGTGGACAACGCTCTGGTCGTTCTGGTCGACGACGTCCTCTTCTCGGGACGTACCGTCCGCTCCGCTCTCGATGCGCTGCGCGATCTGGGTCGTCCCCGCGCTGTGCAGCTCGCTGTTCTGGTTGACCGCGGTCACCGTGAACTCCCGTTGCGTGCCGATTACGTCGGCAAGAACGTCCCGACCGCGAGGTCCGAGGACGTCAAGGTTTTGCTCCAGGAGCACGACGGCCGGGATGCAGTCATCATTTCCGGAGGTAAGAGCGCGTGA
- a CDS encoding PH-like domain-containing protein — protein MERVLWVVGLVIFWVAMIGLMFIGWRGRARRQKDSIGELPTVPATLGELLVLPTTGLYVGSTIAPSWQDRIAVGDLGFRSTCEISRYSGGILLERTGASAIWIPQKSIRAIRTENGLAGKVMSKDGVLVIRWELPSGTEIDTGVRGDDKLVYPDWVKPLDVSNKTNNNEDASSGEIEQNGKNA, from the coding sequence ATGGAAAGAGTTCTGTGGGTCGTAGGACTGGTGATCTTCTGGGTCGCCATGATCGGCCTCATGTTCATCGGGTGGCGCGGCCGTGCCCGACGTCAGAAAGACTCGATCGGCGAGTTGCCCACGGTACCGGCAACTTTGGGTGAATTGCTCGTCCTGCCCACCACGGGCCTGTACGTCGGCAGCACCATCGCGCCCAGTTGGCAGGACCGCATCGCCGTCGGCGACCTCGGGTTCCGGTCCACCTGCGAGATCAGCCGTTACTCCGGCGGAATCTTGCTGGAGCGCACCGGTGCGTCGGCCATCTGGATTCCCCAGAAGTCGATCCGCGCGATCCGCACCGAGAACGGTCTCGCCGGCAAGGTCATGAGCAAGGACGGCGTCCTGGTCATCCGCTGGGAGTTGCCGAGCGGCACCGAGATCGACACGGGTGTGCGCGGCGACGACAAGTTGGTCTACCCCGACTGGGTCAAGCCCTTAGATGTCTCGAACAAGACGAACAACAACGAAGACGCAAGCTCTGGCGAGATCGAGCAGAACGGAAAGAACGCATGA
- the efp gene encoding elongation factor P, producing the protein MASTSDFKNGLVLQIEGQLWTIIEFQHVKPGKGPAFVRTKLKNVLSGKVVDKTFNAGVKVETATVDRRSMTYLYHDGSDYIFMDGDTFDQVPVSEAVVGDQSRFLLENMLVQVATHEEVPLFVELPVTVELVVQHTDPGLQGDRSTGGTKPATLETGAEISVPLFINTGDKLKVDSRDGNYLGRVNS; encoded by the coding sequence GTGGCTTCCACCAGTGATTTCAAGAATGGTCTGGTTCTGCAGATCGAAGGCCAGCTGTGGACGATCATCGAGTTCCAGCACGTCAAGCCTGGCAAGGGCCCCGCTTTCGTTCGCACCAAGCTCAAGAATGTTCTCTCGGGCAAGGTAGTGGACAAGACCTTCAACGCCGGTGTGAAGGTCGAGACCGCCACGGTCGACCGTCGTAGCATGACCTACCTCTACCACGACGGTAGCGATTACATCTTCATGGACGGCGACACCTTCGACCAGGTTCCGGTCAGCGAAGCAGTCGTCGGCGACCAGTCGCGTTTCCTCCTCGAGAACATGCTCGTCCAGGTTGCGACCCACGAAGAGGTTCCCCTCTTCGTCGAGCTCCCGGTCACGGTCGAGCTTGTTGTTCAGCACACCGATCCGGGCCTGCAGGGCGATCGTTCCACCGGCGGCACCAAGCCGGCGACCCTCGAGACCGGCGCCGAGATCAGCGTTCCGCTGTTCATCAACACCGGTGACAAGCTCAAGGTCGATTCGCGTGACGGCAACTACCTCGGGCGTGTGAATTCCTAA
- the carA gene encoding glutamine-hydrolyzing carbamoyl-phosphate synthase small subunit → MSGFDNSPAVLVLEDGRVFRGTTFGAVGQTLGEAVFSTGMTGYQETLTDPSYHRQIVVSTAPQIGNTGWNDEDDESVGPTGDSAGAKIWVAGYVVRDPSRVTSSWRATGSLQAKLEEQSIVGIAGIDTRALVRHLRTRGSMKAGIFSGDALAADEVLVERVKDQPTMLGADLASEVSTTSGYIVEPKGGEALYTVAAIDLGIKTNTPRMFAERGIRVHVLPSNATLEQILDLKADGVFLSNGPGDPATADGAVHLTKEVIGQGLPLFGICFGNQILGRALGMSTYKMKFGHRGINVPVIEHQTGRIAITAQNHGFALEGEAGQEFDTPFGRAVVSHTCANDGAVEGVRLLDDSAFSVQYHPEAAAGPHDAAYLFDRFTSLLSARKETGVKN, encoded by the coding sequence ATGAGCGGCTTTGACAACAGCCCCGCAGTACTGGTCCTCGAAGACGGACGGGTGTTCCGCGGAACCACCTTCGGCGCGGTTGGCCAGACCCTGGGCGAAGCGGTGTTCAGCACCGGCATGACCGGCTACCAGGAAACGCTCACCGATCCCAGCTACCACCGCCAGATCGTGGTCTCCACCGCTCCCCAGATCGGCAACACCGGCTGGAACGACGAAGACGACGAGTCCGTCGGACCCACCGGTGATTCCGCCGGAGCCAAGATCTGGGTTGCCGGCTACGTAGTCCGCGACCCATCGCGGGTCACCTCGAGCTGGCGCGCGACGGGTTCGCTGCAGGCCAAGCTCGAAGAGCAGTCGATTGTCGGCATCGCCGGCATCGACACCCGCGCGCTGGTCCGCCACCTGCGCACCCGCGGTTCCATGAAGGCCGGAATCTTCTCCGGTGACGCACTTGCAGCCGACGAGGTTCTGGTCGAGCGGGTCAAGGATCAGCCGACCATGCTCGGTGCCGATCTCGCCAGTGAGGTCAGCACCACCAGCGGCTACATCGTCGAGCCCAAGGGCGGTGAGGCTCTGTACACCGTCGCCGCCATCGACCTCGGCATCAAGACCAACACCCCGCGCATGTTCGCCGAGCGCGGTATCCGCGTTCACGTCTTGCCGTCCAACGCGACGCTCGAGCAGATCCTCGACCTCAAGGCCGACGGAGTGTTCCTCTCCAACGGTCCGGGTGACCCGGCCACCGCCGACGGTGCTGTTCACCTCACCAAAGAGGTCATCGGACAGGGCTTGCCGCTGTTCGGTATCTGCTTCGGCAACCAGATCCTGGGCCGTGCGCTCGGGATGAGCACGTACAAGATGAAGTTCGGCCACCGCGGCATCAACGTCCCGGTCATCGAGCATCAGACGGGTCGCATCGCGATCACCGCTCAGAACCACGGCTTCGCGCTCGAAGGTGAAGCCGGCCAAGAATTCGACACACCGTTCGGCCGGGCCGTGGTCAGCCACACCTGCGCCAACGACGGAGCCGTCGAAGGCGTTCGCCTGCTCGACGATTCAGCCTTCTCGGTTCAGTACCACCCCGAAGCTGCCGCCGGCCCGCACGACGCCGCGTACCTCTTCGACCGCTTCACCAGCCTGCTCTCCGCACGGAAAGAAACCGGAGTCAAGAACTAA